A DNA window from Halomicrobium mukohataei DSM 12286 contains the following coding sequences:
- a CDS encoding ATP-binding protein — protein MSDPELDIVEFLLTTKIYTEQRDLEPDDLPSGYRAAFWTDGEIERPLTPTSSAATTATGIERPWEAVSGLMFTDRDEFSGAISFTDREMAEEWYEKRTDAERLQRNPVMAAAFEDRVDGVDYESARQQNRPARADRALIDALLDEAFDEEEEEEGMLDLVEVRAPEEVDMTMDQLVLTPDQEAEIHKIVKAIEHRDYLAQIGLREIGKLLFVGPPGTGKTSVARALAQDLDLPFVEVKLSMITSQYLGETAKNVEKTFEVAKRLSPCILFMDEFDFVAKTRSSDEHAAIKRAVNTLLKSIDEVSLIQDDVLLIGATNHPDQLDAAAWRRFDEIVNFPKPDRDMRSDILRVVTQEMDIADFEPDELAELTEGLTGSDLRLVLREAVLEALTEERTTLTQQDLRDAVTDFEERDNLKNMDMIDGDHDALVAGGDISGADSDENAESATPDGGHDHDHDHDH, from the coding sequence ATGAGTGATCCGGAGCTAGATATCGTCGAGTTCTTGCTGACGACGAAGATCTACACCGAACAGCGTGATCTGGAACCCGACGATCTCCCGTCGGGATACCGGGCCGCGTTCTGGACCGACGGGGAGATCGAGCGACCGTTGACGCCGACCAGCAGCGCGGCCACGACCGCCACCGGCATCGAACGACCCTGGGAAGCCGTCTCGGGACTGATGTTTACCGATCGCGACGAGTTCTCCGGCGCGATCTCCTTTACCGACCGGGAGATGGCCGAGGAGTGGTACGAGAAGCGCACCGACGCCGAGCGCCTCCAGCGCAATCCGGTCATGGCCGCGGCCTTCGAGGACCGCGTCGACGGCGTCGACTACGAGAGCGCGCGCCAGCAGAACCGCCCCGCCCGCGCCGACCGGGCGCTGATCGACGCCTTGCTGGACGAAGCCTTCGACGAGGAAGAGGAAGAGGAGGGGATGCTCGACCTCGTCGAGGTCCGGGCACCCGAGGAGGTCGACATGACGATGGACCAGCTCGTCCTCACGCCCGACCAGGAGGCCGAGATCCACAAGATCGTCAAGGCCATCGAGCACCGCGACTACCTCGCCCAGATCGGGCTGCGCGAGATCGGGAAGCTCCTCTTTGTCGGGCCGCCGGGCACCGGGAAGACGAGCGTCGCCCGCGCGCTCGCACAGGACCTCGACCTCCCCTTCGTCGAGGTGAAGCTGTCGATGATCACCTCCCAGTATCTCGGCGAGACCGCCAAGAACGTCGAGAAGACCTTCGAGGTGGCCAAGCGACTCTCGCCGTGTATCCTCTTTATGGACGAGTTCGACTTCGTCGCCAAGACCCGCTCGTCGGACGAGCACGCGGCGATCAAGCGCGCGGTCAACACCCTCCTGAAGTCGATCGACGAGGTCAGCCTCATCCAGGACGACGTGCTCCTGATCGGCGCGACCAACCACCCGGACCAGCTCGACGCCGCGGCCTGGCGGCGCTTCGACGAGATCGTCAACTTCCCCAAGCCCGACCGCGACATGCGCTCGGACATCCTCCGGGTCGTCACCCAGGAGATGGACATCGCCGACTTCGAACCGGACGAACTGGCCGAACTCACCGAGGGGCTGACCGGCAGCGACCTCCGGCTCGTCCTCCGCGAGGCAGTGCTGGAAGCGCTGACCGAGGAGCGGACGACGCTCACCCAGCAGGACCTCCGTGACGCCGTCACCGACTTCGAGGAGCGGGACAACCTCAAGAACATGGACATGATCGACGGCGATCACGACGCGCTCGTCGCCGGGGGCGATATTTCCGGTGCGGATTCCGACGAGAACGCGGAGAGCGCGACCCCGGACGGCGGTCACGATCACGATCACGACCACGACCACTGA
- a CDS encoding thiolase family protein, whose product MTRTPVVVDAVRTPQGKEDGVYADTRSEDLSVPLINQMLASTGVESAQVDDLVWGCAQQRGEQGNNLARVIALLSDLGESVPGTTVNRWCASSAQAITTAADAIAAGQRECVIAGGVESMSRVKMGENTHNVHPKLAELYNIGELQMGMTAEKVADEYDVARREQDEYALRSQQRAAEATESGRFDDEIVPIETDDGPVDADEGIRPDTTLEKLGELPTVFKSDGSITPGNASQVSDGAAGLLLTSEAFAEEHGLDVLAEVGDHSVAGVDPTVMGIGPVPAVESLCERTGRDPEEYDLVELNEAFASQTLYCQRELGFDDDSFNVNGGAIAIGHPLGASGARLPVTLIHEMNKRDAELGLATECVGFGQGQAIEFRLPQ is encoded by the coding sequence ATGACACGGACACCAGTCGTCGTCGACGCGGTACGGACGCCCCAGGGCAAAGAAGACGGCGTGTACGCCGACACGCGGAGCGAAGACCTCTCTGTGCCGCTGATCAACCAGATGCTCGCGAGCACGGGCGTCGAGTCCGCGCAGGTCGACGACCTCGTGTGGGGGTGTGCCCAGCAACGGGGCGAGCAGGGCAACAACCTCGCACGCGTGATCGCGCTGCTCTCGGACCTCGGCGAGTCGGTGCCGGGGACGACGGTCAACCGCTGGTGTGCCTCCTCGGCACAGGCGATCACGACCGCCGCAGACGCCATCGCCGCCGGACAGCGCGAGTGCGTGATCGCTGGCGGCGTCGAGTCGATGTCCCGGGTCAAGATGGGCGAGAACACCCACAACGTCCACCCGAAGCTCGCCGAACTCTACAACATCGGCGAGCTTCAGATGGGGATGACCGCCGAGAAGGTCGCCGACGAGTACGACGTGGCCCGACGGGAACAGGACGAGTACGCCCTGCGGAGCCAGCAACGCGCCGCCGAGGCCACCGAGTCCGGTCGGTTCGACGACGAGATCGTCCCGATCGAGACCGACGACGGCCCCGTCGACGCCGACGAGGGCATTCGTCCCGACACCACGCTGGAGAAGCTGGGCGAACTCCCCACCGTCTTCAAGTCCGACGGCTCCATCACGCCCGGCAACGCCTCGCAGGTGTCCGACGGCGCTGCCGGCCTCCTGCTCACCTCGGAGGCCTTCGCCGAGGAACACGGGCTCGACGTGCTGGCGGAAGTCGGCGACCACTCGGTGGCCGGCGTCGACCCGACAGTCATGGGCATCGGTCCGGTCCCGGCCGTCGAGTCGCTGTGTGAGCGGACCGGTCGCGACCCCGAGGAGTACGATCTGGTCGAACTCAACGAGGCCTTCGCCAGCCAGACGCTGTACTGCCAGCGCGAACTGGGCTTCGACGACGACAGCTTCAACGTCAACGGCGGGGCCATCGCGATCGGCCACCCGCTGGGAGCCAGCGGCGCACGCCTGCCGGTGACGCTGATCCACGAGATGAACAAACGGGACGCGGAACTCGGGCTGGCGACCGAGTGTGTCGGCTTCGGGCAGGGCCAGGCCATCGAGTTCCGTCTGCCCCAGTAG
- a CDS encoding PaaI family thioesterase has translation MEIGAMFERIPFAAELGIEFDEVADGHAEGRLPLREEHSSNPGRQIAHGGVTFSLADTVGGAAVVSKSESVSPTIDMRIDYLAPATADLRAVADVVRAGESVTAVDIEVYDADDHHVASARGVYKTGGQGEETPWTDGTDVEPASDGAEQRSEE, from the coding sequence ATGGAAATCGGAGCGATGTTCGAGCGGATCCCGTTCGCCGCGGAGCTGGGTATCGAATTCGACGAGGTGGCGGACGGCCACGCCGAGGGCCGCCTGCCGCTGCGCGAGGAGCACTCCTCGAACCCGGGCCGGCAGATCGCCCACGGCGGCGTCACGTTCTCGCTGGCCGACACCGTCGGCGGCGCGGCCGTCGTCTCGAAGTCCGAGTCCGTCTCGCCGACGATCGACATGCGGATCGACTACCTCGCGCCAGCGACCGCGGACTTGCGGGCCGTCGCCGACGTGGTCCGTGCAGGTGAGAGCGTGACGGCCGTCGACATCGAGGTGTACGACGCCGACGACCACCACGTGGCCAGCGCGCGCGGCGTCTACAAGACCGGCGGCCAGGGCGAGGAGACACCCTGGACCGACGGGACCGACGTCGAGCCAGCCAGCGACGGCGCGGAACAGCGATCCGAGGAGTAA
- a CDS encoding ArsR/SmtB family transcription factor, with amino-acid sequence MSLLPSSRSETESSQDGPLRLLDVDDEEADAVFDALSSQTTRTVLAEIHRTPGTPAELAERADTTIQNVMYHIEKLEAVDLVRVTETRYSARGKEMAVYGPCENPAVVFLGTDDRKQGLIAKLKRFLGGFLAFGLLYALFETVTELVGGIEQSAVSGASNPKTILVPATGAVTTLIVTYVSTDGERSFPFDPRRLSQFNTMQRRTLLASCILLVGVCTTPVALAYSPAVSNDYFHHTSAASVSATPADAGVPDLPNQTVHLVVTGDNDALAAPLTERLSATLRDRGATVEHRDEVGAVSGSLLVVRFETTTFDPGGLSRDANVTTQFAYVESGDGAAAERIVASKQRSFRGGADFPQNTTGQAAGGAFVFERAGGTASPLTTIKRTNSSAGAFTNETAALVGDRVVSDAFGDIWD; translated from the coding sequence ATGTCGCTGTTGCCCTCCTCGCGCTCGGAGACCGAGTCGTCCCAGGACGGACCGCTGCGGTTGCTCGATGTCGACGACGAGGAAGCCGACGCGGTCTTCGACGCGCTCTCCTCGCAGACGACGCGGACGGTGCTGGCGGAGATCCACCGCACGCCGGGTACGCCCGCGGAACTCGCAGAGCGAGCGGACACGACGATCCAGAACGTCATGTATCACATCGAGAAGCTCGAAGCGGTGGATCTCGTCCGGGTCACCGAGACGCGGTACTCCGCTCGGGGCAAAGAGATGGCGGTGTACGGCCCGTGTGAGAACCCGGCCGTCGTGTTCCTCGGCACCGACGACCGCAAACAGGGTCTCATCGCGAAACTCAAACGATTTCTCGGTGGCTTCCTCGCCTTCGGGCTCCTGTATGCACTGTTCGAGACAGTGACGGAACTGGTCGGCGGTATCGAGCAGTCGGCCGTGTCGGGGGCCTCGAACCCGAAGACGATACTCGTTCCGGCGACGGGGGCTGTCACGACTCTCATCGTGACGTACGTTTCCACCGACGGCGAACGCAGCTTCCCGTTCGACCCCCGCCGGCTCTCTCAGTTCAACACGATGCAACGACGAACACTCCTCGCGTCGTGCATACTCCTCGTCGGCGTGTGTACGACACCGGTCGCCCTGGCGTACAGTCCAGCCGTTTCGAACGACTACTTCCACCACACTTCGGCGGCGTCGGTCTCCGCGACGCCGGCCGACGCCGGTGTCCCGGACCTCCCGAACCAGACCGTCCACCTCGTCGTCACCGGCGACAACGACGCGCTGGCGGCCCCACTCACCGAGCGACTTTCCGCGACGCTTCGAGACCGGGGTGCCACCGTCGAACACCGCGACGAGGTCGGAGCCGTCTCCGGCAGTCTCCTGGTCGTCCGCTTCGAGACGACGACGTTCGATCCCGGCGGTCTCTCGCGGGACGCAAACGTCACGACGCAGTTCGCCTACGTCGAATCGGGCGACGGGGCAGCGGCCGAACGGATCGTCGCCAGCAAGCAGCGCTCGTTCCGTGGTGGGGCCGACTTCCCGCAGAACACGACCGGGCAGGCCGCTGGCGGTGCGTTCGTCTTCGAACGGGCCGGTGGGACGGCGTCGCCGCTCACCACGATCAAGCGTACGAACAGTAGCGCCGGGGCGTTCACCAACGAGACTGCCGCGCTCGTCGGCGATCGAGTCGTGTCGGACGCGTTCGGGGACATCTGGGACTGA
- a CDS encoding cation:proton antiporter domain-containing protein, with protein sequence MAATELILLVAGITAIGVLAQLLADRLQIPTIIFYIGAGLLLGPISGYLADSLPFLGGRIIDPASFGDALPAIVGLSVAIIVFEGAFHLRVERIREAPAAALRVVTVGALIALLGTAIAVRFALGASWALSLTIGALLTATGPTVVTPILDIVPVRDRVAATLETEGIVNDVSAAILAVVFFEIVNPADDFEGLLHGFAGRLGIGLFFGVVVAGVLYYLVRYVDLAPGDAPRNARLLVLAGALVAYASANSVASEAGVAAVATAGFLLGNADIPYEEDIEDFKGDITLIVLSFVFITLAALLEFSTLRTVGLAGVAVVVIIALVLRPLLIFISTVGDRFTLQERTFMSLVGPRGIIPASVATLFAVQLRSEGLPEEASLLLGVVFLAILLTAIFEGGLARYIAEYLDVIPMRVIIVGGGKVGRSLAERLEDRGENIVIIEKNQSVVESARNAGYTVEYGDGADTDTLRAAGADNAKIVAAATGDDDVNLLVSQLASSKFDVERVIARANNPDNVEAFEDLGVRTISSSMATAWAMDNQIERPAIANWMTDIGHEGDVQEVEVCGGTFVGKPINEIGSMLPEACLIALVTRDGETTVPTADFVIEKGDMITLLGRRESVREGMQMVDSPAD encoded by the coding sequence ATGGCGGCTACTGAACTGATACTTCTCGTCGCAGGGATCACTGCGATCGGCGTCCTCGCTCAGCTGCTCGCGGACCGTCTCCAGATCCCGACCATCATCTTCTACATCGGTGCCGGCCTCTTGCTAGGCCCCATCTCGGGGTATCTGGCCGACTCTCTCCCCTTCCTCGGTGGCCGGATCATCGACCCGGCGTCGTTCGGTGACGCCCTGCCGGCGATCGTCGGTCTGTCGGTCGCGATCATCGTCTTCGAGGGGGCGTTTCACCTCAGGGTCGAACGCATCAGAGAAGCACCGGCAGCGGCGTTGCGCGTCGTCACGGTCGGCGCGCTCATCGCGCTGCTCGGGACCGCTATCGCGGTTCGGTTCGCCCTCGGCGCTTCCTGGGCGCTCTCGCTGACGATCGGCGCGCTGTTGACCGCGACGGGGCCCACCGTCGTCACGCCGATCCTCGACATCGTCCCGGTCCGTGACCGGGTCGCGGCCACGCTGGAGACCGAGGGGATCGTCAACGACGTGAGCGCCGCCATTCTGGCCGTCGTCTTCTTCGAGATCGTCAACCCCGCAGACGACTTCGAAGGGCTCTTGCACGGGTTCGCGGGACGACTCGGAATCGGGCTCTTCTTCGGGGTCGTCGTCGCCGGTGTGCTGTACTACCTCGTCCGGTACGTGGATCTCGCACCCGGGGACGCACCGCGAAACGCTCGACTGCTCGTCCTCGCGGGAGCGCTGGTCGCCTACGCCTCGGCCAACTCGGTCGCGAGTGAGGCCGGCGTCGCCGCCGTCGCGACCGCCGGCTTCCTGCTTGGCAACGCCGACATCCCCTACGAGGAGGACATCGAGGACTTCAAGGGCGACATCACGCTCATCGTCCTCTCCTTTGTCTTCATCACGCTGGCGGCGCTGCTCGAATTTTCGACCCTCCGGACGGTCGGGCTCGCGGGCGTCGCCGTCGTCGTGATCATCGCGCTCGTCTTGCGCCCGCTCCTGATCTTCATCTCGACCGTCGGCGACCGCTTCACGCTACAGGAGCGGACGTTCATGAGCCTCGTCGGTCCCCGCGGGATCATTCCCGCGTCGGTCGCGACGCTGTTTGCCGTCCAACTCCGATCCGAAGGGCTCCCAGAGGAGGCCAGTCTCCTGCTGGGGGTCGTCTTCCTCGCGATCCTGCTGACGGCCATCTTCGAAGGTGGCCTCGCGCGCTACATCGCCGAATACCTGGACGTGATACCAATGCGAGTCATCATCGTCGGAGGCGGTAAGGTGGGCCGGTCGCTCGCCGAACGCCTCGAAGACCGCGGCGAGAACATCGTCATCATCGAGAAGAATCAATCAGTCGTCGAATCGGCGCGCAACGCCGGCTACACCGTCGAGTACGGCGACGGAGCCGACACGGACACGTTACGTGCCGCCGGGGCCGACAACGCCAAGATCGTCGCCGCCGCCACCGGTGACGACGACGTGAACCTGCTCGTGTCACAGCTGGCGTCCTCGAAGTTCGACGTGGAGAGAGTCATCGCACGGGCCAACAACCCCGACAACGTCGAGGCGTTCGAGGATCTGGGCGTTCGGACCATCTCCTCGTCGATGGCGACGGCCTGGGCGATGGACAACCAGATCGAACGCCCGGCGATCGCCAACTGGATGACCGACATCGGCCACGAGGGCGACGTACAGGAAGTCGAGGTCTGTGGCGGGACGTTCGTCGGGAAACCGATCAACGAGATCGGTTCCATGCTGCCCGAGGCCTGCCTGATCGCGCTGGTCACTCGGGACGGCGAGACGACGGTGCCCACAGCCGACTTCGTCATCGAGAAAGGCGACATGATCACGCTGCTGGGCCGTCGCGAATCCGTTCGCGAAGGGATGCAGATGGTCGACTCGCCGGCCGACTGA
- a CDS encoding MBL fold metallo-hydrolase has translation MAIGDAVRARAVHDDCWYVDTGMYDVEEYGSVYLVDGDRPALVDTGLGTNVERVLDLLEAAGVAPEALDVIALTHVHLDHAGGAGPLVEACPNATVFVHESGARHLVDPARLWAGTKQAVGDQIDYYTEPTPIPESRIETLTDGDAIDLGDHRLRARHAPGHAPHQVVFDAPELDAVFTADAAGIYTPSTDEVHVTSPPPNFDLDGALDDVAMLADLDRTWLCYAHYGPARTDARLDEYATTLETWVEAVETARADRSDDEAVVEHFVETVETPAVWSDHKARAEVAMNVRGVLTYLDRHGEDA, from the coding sequence ATGGCAATCGGCGACGCCGTTCGAGCACGAGCGGTACACGACGACTGCTGGTACGTCGACACCGGCATGTACGATGTCGAGGAGTACGGCTCCGTCTACCTCGTCGACGGCGACCGGCCGGCGCTGGTGGACACGGGTCTGGGAACCAACGTCGAGCGCGTCCTCGATCTCCTCGAAGCGGCCGGCGTCGCTCCCGAGGCGCTCGACGTGATCGCGCTCACGCACGTCCACCTCGATCACGCTGGCGGCGCGGGTCCCCTCGTGGAGGCGTGCCCGAACGCGACCGTGTTCGTCCACGAGTCGGGGGCGCGCCACCTCGTCGATCCCGCTCGCCTCTGGGCCGGCACGAAACAGGCCGTCGGCGACCAGATCGACTACTACACCGAGCCGACGCCGATACCCGAGTCGCGTATCGAGACACTGACCGACGGCGACGCGATCGACCTCGGCGACCACCGTCTCCGTGCCCGTCACGCGCCCGGCCACGCACCCCATCAGGTCGTCTTCGACGCGCCGGAACTGGACGCCGTCTTCACCGCCGACGCGGCCGGCATCTACACGCCCTCGACCGACGAGGTCCACGTGACGAGCCCGCCGCCGAACTTCGATCTCGACGGTGCCCTCGACGACGTGGCGATGCTCGCCGACCTCGATCGGACGTGGCTCTGCTACGCACACTACGGCCCGGCCCGGACCGACGCCCGCCTCGACGAGTACGCCACGACCCTCGAAACGTGGGTCGAGGCAGTCGAGACCGCGCGAGCGGACCGCAGCGACGACGAGGCGGTCGTCGAGCACTTCGTCGAGACCGTCGAGACGCCCGCCGTCTGGAGCGACCACAAGGCGCGGGCCGAGGTCGCCATGAACGTTCGCGGCGTCCTGACGTATCTGGACCGCCACGGCGAGGACGCGTAA
- the katG gene encoding catalase/peroxidase HPI has translation MADNSPTSGTELSTSGSTAWPERTSNDEWWPERLSLEILDQNVRDADPLGEDFDYAEEFQKLDLEAVKADIEDVLTDSKDWWPADYGHYGPFMIRMAWHSAGTYRSYDGRGGAAGGRQRFAPINSWPDNANLDKARRLLWPVKQKYGKRLSWSDLIVLAGNVAIESMGFKTFGFGGGREDAFDTDKAVNWGPEEEMETNERFEEPGEIQEGLGASVMGLIYVNPEGPDGNPDPEASAKNIRQTFSRMAMTDKQTAALIAGGHTFGKVHGADDPDENLGPEPEAAPIEQQGLGWKNESGSKGGEMITSGIEGPWTQDPTWWDMGYVDNLLDYEWEPERGPGGAWQWAPKGEELEDSVPDAHDPDETQTPMMLTTDIALKRDPDYREIMEEFQESPMEFGMAFAKAWYKLTHRDMGPPERLLGPEVPDETMVWQDPIPEVDHELIGDAEIADLKGEILDSDLSTAQLVTTAWASASTYRDSDKRGGANGARLRLEPQRSWEVNQPEELEAILETYEEIQAEFNEGRSDDVRVSLADLIVLGGNAAVEEAAAAAGYEVDVPFEPGRTDATAEQTDADSFEALKPKVDGFRNYIRDGLEQPAETLLVDKADLLNLGPDEMTALVGGMRTLGATYDGSDLGVFTDEPGTLDNDFFANLLSMDTEWEEASEGTQVYEGYDRDTGEHKWTGTRADLIFGSQSRLRAIAEVYAADDGEEQLVEDFVEAWTKVMQADRFDLE, from the coding sequence ATGGCAGACAACAGTCCCACATCCGGAACAGAACTGAGTACGAGCGGATCGACCGCCTGGCCCGAGCGAACGTCGAACGACGAGTGGTGGCCCGAGCGGCTGAGCCTGGAGATTCTCGACCAGAACGTCCGCGACGCGGACCCGCTGGGCGAGGACTTCGACTACGCCGAGGAGTTCCAGAAGCTCGACCTCGAAGCAGTGAAAGCGGACATCGAGGACGTGCTCACGGACTCGAAAGACTGGTGGCCGGCCGACTACGGCCACTACGGTCCGTTCATGATCCGGATGGCCTGGCACAGCGCCGGGACCTACCGGTCCTACGACGGCCGCGGCGGCGCGGCAGGCGGACGACAGCGCTTCGCCCCGATCAACAGCTGGCCCGACAACGCCAACCTCGACAAGGCCCGACGCCTGCTGTGGCCCGTCAAGCAGAAGTACGGCAAGCGCCTCTCGTGGTCTGATCTGATCGTGCTGGCGGGCAACGTCGCCATCGAGTCGATGGGCTTCAAGACCTTCGGCTTCGGCGGCGGCCGCGAGGACGCCTTCGACACAGACAAGGCGGTCAACTGGGGTCCCGAAGAGGAGATGGAGACCAACGAACGCTTCGAGGAGCCCGGCGAGATCCAGGAAGGGCTCGGGGCCTCCGTCATGGGGCTCATCTACGTGAATCCCGAAGGCCCGGACGGTAACCCCGACCCCGAGGCGTCGGCCAAGAACATCCGACAGACGTTCTCGCGGATGGCGATGACCGACAAGCAGACGGCGGCGCTGATCGCCGGTGGCCACACGTTCGGGAAGGTCCACGGCGCGGACGATCCCGACGAGAACCTCGGTCCCGAGCCGGAAGCCGCCCCCATCGAACAGCAGGGCCTCGGCTGGAAAAACGAGAGCGGCTCCAAGGGCGGCGAGATGATCACCAGCGGGATCGAAGGCCCCTGGACGCAGGACCCGACCTGGTGGGACATGGGCTACGTCGACAACCTGCTCGACTACGAGTGGGAGCCCGAGCGCGGCCCCGGCGGCGCGTGGCAGTGGGCACCGAAAGGCGAGGAGCTGGAAGACAGCGTGCCCGACGCGCACGACCCGGACGAGACCCAGACCCCCATGATGCTGACGACCGACATCGCGCTCAAGCGCGACCCCGACTACCGGGAGATCATGGAGGAGTTCCAGGAGAGCCCCATGGAGTTCGGGATGGCCTTCGCGAAGGCCTGGTACAAGCTGACCCACCGCGACATGGGTCCGCCCGAGCGGCTGCTGGGCCCGGAAGTGCCCGACGAGACGATGGTCTGGCAGGACCCGATCCCGGAGGTCGATCACGAACTGATCGGGGACGCCGAGATTGCCGACCTCAAAGGAGAGATCCTCGACTCGGACCTCTCGACCGCTCAGCTGGTCACGACCGCCTGGGCGTCGGCCTCGACCTACCGCGACAGCGACAAGCGCGGCGGCGCGAACGGTGCCCGACTCCGTCTCGAACCCCAGCGTAGCTGGGAGGTCAACCAGCCCGAGGAACTCGAAGCGATCCTCGAAACCTACGAGGAGATCCAGGCGGAGTTCAACGAGGGCCGATCCGACGACGTGCGCGTCTCGCTGGCGGACCTGATCGTCCTCGGTGGCAACGCGGCCGTCGAGGAGGCCGCGGCCGCGGCCGGCTACGAGGTCGACGTGCCGTTCGAGCCGGGCCGGACCGACGCCACCGCCGAACAGACTGACGCCGACTCCTTCGAGGCGCTGAAGCCGAAGGTCGACGGGTTCCGTAACTACATCCGGGACGGCCTCGAACAGCCGGCCGAGACGCTGCTGGTCGACAAGGCCGACCTCCTGAATCTGGGTCCCGACGAGATGACCGCGCTGGTCGGCGGCATGCGCACGCTCGGCGCGACGTACGACGGCTCGGATCTGGGCGTCTTCACCGACGAACCGGGGACGCTGGACAACGACTTCTTCGCGAACCTGCTCAGCATGGACACCGAGTGGGAGGAGGCCAGCGAGGGCACCCAGGTCTACGAGGGGTACGACCGCGACACGGGCGAACACAAGTGGACTGGCACCCGCGCGGACCTGATCTTCGGGTCCCAGTCCCGACTGCGGGCGATCGCCGAAGTGTACGCGGCCGACGACGGCGAGGAACAGCTCGTCGAGGACTTCGTCGAGGCCTGGACGAAGGTCATGCAGGCCGACCGCTTCGACCTCGAATAG
- a CDS encoding DUF7571 family protein: protein MQPCHNCQAAIDEYLLDKHLEPLRELTVDDFNLCVDCTTVVEDACVECGGAVYVPRSESTVPDYCPACRSEHIAETGEDPGWTVDAQSKRV from the coding sequence ATGCAACCGTGCCACAACTGCCAGGCGGCTATCGACGAGTACCTCTTGGACAAACACCTCGAACCCCTGCGCGAGCTGACGGTCGACGACTTCAATCTCTGTGTCGACTGTACGACAGTGGTCGAGGACGCGTGCGTGGAGTGTGGCGGCGCGGTCTACGTTCCGAGAAGCGAGTCCACGGTGCCGGACTACTGTCCGGCGTGTCGGTCCGAGCACATCGCGGAGACCGGCGAAGATCCCGGCTGGACGGTCGACGCCCAGTCGAAACGCGTCTAG
- a CDS encoding alpha/beta fold hydrolase encodes MTEPETVVVGDGRRLAYEEYGRADGRPVVCLHGNPGSRLLWSLFDETAQHHDARLIAPDRPGFGASDFRPDRDLLDWADDVRTLAKMLDLDTLSVVGFSAGGPHAAACAHELDRVERAVLVSSPGPPETRKYATAANRRLTAATRSVPGLSRGLFGLTGWLARHWFGQFRETIESGASDADRELFAAPDGTVVVADAAEAFDQGGRGPAHEFPMLGDPWGFDPADCARTLSLWHGRQDERVPLRVAQAVASRLPDTDVSVVDAGHYSTLVEHFEAILLDAVE; translated from the coding sequence ATGACCGAGCCGGAGACGGTCGTCGTCGGCGACGGGCGGCGGCTGGCCTACGAGGAGTACGGCCGCGCCGACGGGCGGCCGGTTGTGTGTCTCCACGGCAACCCCGGTTCCCGGCTGCTGTGGTCGCTGTTCGACGAGACGGCCCAGCACCACGACGCCCGCCTGATCGCGCCGGACCGGCCGGGCTTTGGCGCGTCCGACTTCCGGCCCGACCGGGACCTGCTGGACTGGGCCGACGACGTGCGGACGCTGGCCAAGATGCTCGATCTCGACACCCTCTCCGTCGTCGGCTTCTCGGCCGGCGGTCCCCACGCGGCCGCCTGTGCTCACGAACTCGACCGCGTCGAGCGGGCCGTCCTCGTCAGCAGTCCCGGTCCGCCGGAGACCCGGAAGTACGCCACGGCGGCGAACCGTCGGCTGACGGCCGCCACCAGATCGGTCCCGGGGCTCTCGCGGGGGCTGTTCGGGCTGACGGGCTGGCTGGCGCGCCACTGGTTCGGACAGTTTCGCGAGACCATCGAGAGCGGCGCGTCCGACGCCGACCGCGAGCTGTTTGCCGCTCCCGACGGCACCGTCGTCGTGGCCGACGCCGCCGAGGCGTTCGATCAGGGCGGGCGCGGCCCGGCCCACGAGTTCCCGATGCTGGGCGATCCCTGGGGGTTTGATCCCGCCGACTGCGCCCGGACGCTGTCGCTGTGGCACGGCCGTCAGGACGAGCGAGTCCCGCTCCGGGTCGCCCAGGCCGTCGCCAGCCGACTGCCCGACACCGACGTGAGCGTCGTCGACGCGGGCCACTACTCGACGCTGGTCGAGCACTTCGAGGCGATTCTGCTGGACGCGGTCGAGTGA